In Flammeovirgaceae bacterium 311, one DNA window encodes the following:
- a CDS encoding glycosyl transferase family protein (COG0463 Glycosyltransferases involved in cell wall biogenesis), which translates to MDIKVSVVIPAYNRGDIISETLDSVLAQSLVEWECIVVDDGSTDTTEAVLQTYVEKDARFKYIHRPADRQKGGNTCRNIGLELARGEYVQFLDSDDLIAPNKFEEQVKVLSRSDLRAVATCKWGRFRTLKDHLASKPYEPTYINTDGPLELLDVFGKHSIWFPPHVYLARKSLIEEAGYWNEELKMNQDGEFFSRVLLAASEIIFVPETEVYYRRHTGGNTSSWNKEEKVRSVIHSWILVDRAIEDKLGISNHSYVKQARNLIYDKIKYKFPAIIREYQDFFNLKRSRTEEFYMKVNSRLQLMYLRKLKGKF; encoded by the coding sequence ATGGACATCAAGGTTTCTGTAGTTATACCTGCGTATAACCGAGGCGATATAATAAGTGAAACTTTAGATTCAGTGTTAGCGCAAAGCCTTGTAGAATGGGAGTGTATAGTAGTTGATGATGGTTCTACTGACACCACTGAAGCAGTTTTACAGACATATGTAGAGAAAGATGCGCGTTTTAAATACATACACCGGCCTGCAGACCGGCAAAAAGGTGGCAACACCTGTAGAAACATAGGCCTGGAGTTAGCCAGGGGAGAGTATGTTCAGTTTCTGGATTCCGACGACTTGATTGCGCCAAATAAATTTGAAGAGCAGGTCAAGGTTTTGAGCAGGAGCGATCTTCGCGCAGTGGCAACCTGTAAATGGGGTCGCTTTAGAACATTAAAGGATCATTTAGCATCTAAGCCATACGAACCTACGTACATCAACACTGATGGTCCGCTAGAACTGCTTGATGTTTTTGGCAAACACAGCATCTGGTTTCCTCCACATGTATATCTGGCAAGAAAAAGCCTGATAGAGGAGGCAGGCTACTGGAATGAAGAACTGAAGATGAACCAGGATGGTGAGTTTTTTTCACGTGTTTTGCTGGCAGCCTCAGAGATCATTTTTGTTCCTGAAACCGAAGTCTATTACAGGCGTCATACAGGCGGTAATACCAGTTCGTGGAACAAAGAGGAAAAAGTTAGAAGCGTTATCCACAGCTGGATATTAGTAGATCGTGCTATTGAAGATAAACTTGGCATATCAAACCACTCTTACGTGAAACAGGCACGAAATCTGATTTATGACAAAATAAAGTACAAATTCCCGGCTATCATCAGAGAGTACCAGGATTTTTTTAATTTGAAACGCTCAAGAACAGAAGAATTTTATATGAAGGTAAATTCAAGGCTGCAACTGATGTATCTTAGAAAATTAAAAGGTAAATTTTAG